The bacterium genome includes a window with the following:
- a CDS encoding cysteine desulfurase translates to MPPIYLDYNASTPVAAEVFESMRPFLTVNFGNASSSHAYGRQCHSAIARAREQVADLLGCAPEEIIFTSGGSEANNLAIKGFLEAYPEAGNHLVTTAIEHPAVSEACRYWQRRRGYRVTFVPVDEHGRVRLPELEAALTPQTALLSVMHANNEVGTLQPLADLAALARRHNLVLHCDAAQSVGKVPVKMNALGVDMLSVAGHKLYAPLGVGALVLRRSLQLEPLIHGAKQEQQRRAGTENVAGIVGLGQACELAGRDLAQNMARMHALRERLWQGLYSRMPEMRRNGHPEHCLPNTLSVSFRGVQANTLLAEIGEQLAASAGAACHSADEIVISHVLQAMQVPREYAMGTLRLSVGRYTTEEEIDRAVTVLAAGVRKLRGA, encoded by the coding sequence ATGCCTCCCATTTACCTGGATTACAACGCCTCCACTCCGGTCGCTGCCGAGGTATTCGAAAGCATGCGACCATTTCTCACCGTCAACTTTGGCAATGCCAGCAGCAGTCATGCTTATGGCCGGCAATGCCACAGCGCGATTGCGCGGGCGCGCGAGCAAGTGGCTGATCTGCTCGGCTGTGCGCCGGAGGAAATCATCTTCACCAGCGGTGGCAGCGAGGCCAACAACCTGGCTATCAAAGGTTTTCTCGAGGCCTATCCGGAAGCTGGAAATCATCTCGTCACCACGGCGATCGAGCATCCGGCGGTGAGTGAGGCCTGCCGCTATTGGCAGCGCAGGCGCGGCTATCGCGTCACGTTTGTGCCGGTGGATGAACACGGCCGGGTGCGACTGCCCGAGCTGGAAGCCGCGCTGACGCCGCAAACCGCGCTGCTCAGCGTGATGCACGCCAATAATGAAGTCGGCACGCTGCAGCCATTGGCAGACCTTGCGGCGCTCGCGCGCCGCCACAACCTGGTGCTGCACTGTGATGCCGCACAATCAGTCGGCAAGGTTCCGGTCAAAATGAACGCGTTGGGCGTGGACATGCTCTCGGTGGCGGGACACAAGCTTTACGCGCCACTGGGCGTGGGTGCGCTCGTGCTGCGGCGCAGCCTGCAGCTTGAGCCGCTGATTCACGGCGCCAAGCAGGAACAACAACGCCGCGCCGGCACGGAGAATGTCGCCGGTATCGTGGGCTTGGGCCAGGCCTGCGAGCTGGCAGGGCGGGATTTGGCGCAAAACATGGCGCGCATGCACGCGTTGCGTGAACGGCTGTGGCAAGGTTTGTACAGCCGGATGCCGGAGATGCGGCGCAACGGCCATCCCGAGCATTGCCTGCCCAATACGCTGAGCGTAAGTTTCCGGGGAGTGCAGGCGAACACTCTGCTGGCGGAAATCGGCGAGCAGTTGGCTGCCTCGGCGGGCGCCGCCTGCCACTCCGCGGACGAAATTGTGATCTCACATGTGTTGCAGGCCATGCAAGTGCCGCGTGAGTATGCCATGGGCACGTTGCGGCTATCGGTGGGAAGATACACGACAGAGGAAGAAATCGACCGGGCGGTCACGGTGCTGGCGGCCGGCGTGCGCAAACTGCGCGGCGCCTGA
- the gyrA gene encoding DNA gyrase subunit A, whose amino-acid sequence MDLKRDKIIPVYLEEEIKDSYLDYSMSVIVARALPDVRDGLKPVHRRVLYGMHELSLRPNAAYKKSARVVGEVLGKYHPHGDLAVYDTIVRMAQDFSLRYPLVDGQGNFGSVDGDSPAAMRYTEVRLTAIAEEVLRDLEKDTVAWNANFDETLKEPAVMPTLLPNLLVNGSSGIAVGMATNIPPHNLGEIIDALHAMIKNPDLSIDKLMKIVKGPDFPTGGIIYGTEGIDEAYRTGRGRMQVRARTVLEEVRGGRQNIIVTELPYQVNKASLHEKIGELVRDKKVEGIRDVRDESDRDGMRLVIELKGDAVPEVVLNNLFKHTQMHVTFGAIMLALVDGVPTVLNLKQMLQHFLDFRHEIVVRRTKYELDKAEKRAHILEGLRICINNIDEVIALIKKAKDPQTAKEGLMKKFKLTEIQAQAILDMRLQRLTGLEREKIEAEYREVQKLIKDLKALLADKGKRMELIAKELKELRDKYADERRTEIVSETSEFTIEDMIAEEDMVITISHGGFIKRFPVSSYRRQSRGGRGVTGAKTGEEDWVEHLFIASTHHYVLFFTTQGKCYWVKVYDIPQASKGAKGRAIVNMLSLAPEEKVAAFVSVKEFDEKHFVAFATKNGIVKKTALSAFSNPRKTGIAAISIEDGDELIEAKITDGSMDLMLGTHNGQAIRFHENEVREMGRGASGVKGIDLEKGDFVVGMVELKREATILVVSENGYGKRSELKDYKVQHRGGSGLITLKATDKTGMMVDIKEVVDDDDLMIITEKGVVIRQKVKDIKVISRNTQGVKLIKLDKDDRIAAVARVVAEDEEESE is encoded by the coding sequence ATGGACCTCAAACGCGACAAAATCATCCCGGTGTATCTCGAGGAAGAGATCAAGGATTCTTATCTCGATTATTCCATGTCCGTCATTGTGGCGCGCGCGCTGCCCGATGTCCGCGACGGTTTGAAGCCGGTGCATCGCCGTGTGCTCTACGGCATGCACGAGTTGAGTCTGCGGCCGAATGCGGCCTACAAAAAGTCCGCGCGCGTGGTCGGCGAAGTGCTGGGCAAGTACCACCCGCACGGCGATCTCGCGGTGTACGATACCATCGTGCGCATGGCGCAGGATTTCTCGCTGCGCTACCCGCTGGTCGACGGCCAGGGCAACTTCGGTTCGGTGGACGGCGATTCGCCGGCGGCCATGCGGTACACCGAAGTGCGGCTCACGGCGATCGCCGAGGAAGTGTTGCGTGATCTCGAAAAGGACACGGTGGCGTGGAATGCCAACTTCGACGAAACACTGAAAGAGCCGGCGGTGATGCCGACGCTGCTGCCCAATTTGCTGGTGAACGGCTCCTCCGGCATTGCCGTGGGCATGGCCACCAACATTCCGCCGCACAACCTCGGCGAAATCATCGATGCGCTGCATGCGATGATCAAGAACCCCGACCTCAGCATCGACAAGTTGATGAAGATCGTCAAAGGCCCGGATTTTCCCACCGGCGGAATCATCTATGGCACCGAGGGTATTGACGAGGCCTACCGCACCGGCCGCGGCCGCATGCAAGTGCGCGCGCGCACCGTGCTGGAAGAAGTGCGCGGCGGCCGCCAGAACATCATCGTCACCGAGCTGCCTTATCAAGTGAACAAGGCCTCGCTGCACGAAAAGATCGGCGAGCTGGTGCGCGATAAGAAGGTCGAAGGCATTCGTGACGTGCGCGACGAGAGCGACCGCGACGGCATGCGCCTGGTGATCGAGCTCAAAGGCGATGCCGTGCCGGAAGTGGTGCTCAACAATCTCTTCAAGCACACGCAAATGCACGTCACCTTCGGCGCGATCATGCTGGCGCTGGTCGACGGCGTGCCCACCGTGCTCAACCTCAAGCAGATGCTGCAGCATTTCCTCGATTTTCGCCATGAGATCGTGGTGCGTCGCACCAAATATGAACTCGACAAGGCCGAAAAGCGCGCGCACATTCTCGAAGGCTTGCGTATCTGCATCAACAACATCGATGAAGTCATCGCGCTCATCAAGAAGGCCAAAGATCCCCAAACCGCCAAAGAAGGCTTGATGAAGAAATTCAAGCTCACCGAGATTCAGGCGCAGGCGATCTTGGACATGCGGCTGCAGCGTCTCACCGGCCTGGAGCGCGAGAAGATCGAAGCCGAATATCGCGAAGTGCAAAAGCTCATCAAGGACCTGAAAGCCCTGCTGGCGGACAAGGGCAAGCGCATGGAGCTGATCGCGAAAGAGCTGAAGGAACTGCGCGACAAGTATGCCGATGAGCGCCGCACCGAGATCGTTTCGGAAACCAGCGAGTTCACCATCGAGGACATGATCGCCGAAGAAGACATGGTGATCACCATTTCGCACGGCGGCTTCATCAAACGCTTTCCGGTGTCGAGCTATCGCCGGCAGAGCCGCGGTGGCCGCGGCGTGACCGGCGCGAAAACCGGTGAAGAGGACTGGGTCGAGCATCTCTTCATCGCCTCGACGCATCACTACGTGCTGTTTTTCACCACCCAGGGCAAATGTTACTGGGTGAAAGTGTACGACATTCCGCAGGCCAGCAAGGGCGCCAAGGGCCGGGCGATTGTGAACATGCTCTCGCTGGCGCCGGAGGAAAAAGTCGCAGCCTTCGTCTCGGTGAAGGAATTCGACGAGAAGCATTTCGTGGCGTTTGCGACCAAGAACGGTATCGTGAAGAAAACGGCCTTGAGTGCCTTCTCCAATCCCCGCAAAACCGGCATTGCCGCGATCAGCATCGAAGATGGTGATGAGCTGATCGAGGCCAAGATCACCGACGGCAGCATGGATCTGATGCTGGGGACGCACAACGGCCAGGCCATTCGGTTTCACGAGAATGAAGTCCGTGAGATGGGCCGCGGCGCCAGCGGCGTCAAGGGCATTGACCTCGAGAAGGGCGACTTCGTGGTCGGTATGGTGGAGCTCAAGCGCGAAGCCACGATTCTGGTGGTGAGCGAAAACGGCTACGGCAAGCGCAGCGAACTGAAGGACTACAAAGTCCAGCATCGCGGCGGCTCGGGCCTGATTACGCTGAAAGCCACCGACAAGACCGGCATGATGGTGGACATCAAGGAAGTCGTCGATGATGACGATCTGATGATCATCACCGAGAAGGGCGTGGTCATCCGCCAAAAAGTGAAGGACATCAAAGTCATCAGCCGCAACACGCAGGGCGTCAAACTCATCAAGCTGGACAAGGATGATCGCATTGCGGCGGTGGCGCGTGTGGTGGCAGAAGACGAGGAAGAGAGCGAATAG
- the gyrB gene encoding DNA topoisomerase (ATP-hydrolyzing) subunit B: MATIKKKSSTPKNVKRSDGRTTAAQVMPEMASKTAAPNQQPKPEPKVKDIKTKQNQEKPMKKVEVLEYKQASAEPENGTAKTGSDNYTSEAITVLKGLEAVRRRPAMYIGDTSVKGFHHLVYEVIDNSVDEALAGFCDTIEVTVNKDGSATVEDNGRGIPVDTHKEMKKSALEVVMTVLHAGGKFDKKSYKVSGGLHGVGVSVVNALSEWLEVYVARDGNLYHQRYERGNAVTPVKVAGKRKTTGTKVVFSPDPEIFGKRKFSFDILAERVRELAFLNKNLKLAITDENTGKAHKFQYKGGIAEFVKYLDEAREPIMNKPIYLEGEREGVPIEVSLQYNDGYNENIFTYVNNIHTIEGGTHMVGFKAALTKTINTYATKNNLLKEKDNIQISGDDVREGLTAVVSIKVAEPQFEGQTKTKLGNSDIRGIVESFCNEGLAAFFEENPSITRKIVEKCKVAAQSREAARKARELTRRKSALDGGGLPGKLADCSITDPEHCEIYIVEGDSAGGSAKQGRDRRFQAILPIKGKILNVEKARLDKILSNEEIRTLVTALGTGIGSDDFDPERLRYGRVIIMTDADVDGSHIRTLLLTFFFRYMKQLIEQSRIYIAQPPLYRVWKGKEEYYCYDDDEKDAVLKRFDNKDNVNVQRYKGLGEMNPEQLWKTTMDPEQRAMKLVTIEEAYQADVLFSTLMGDKVEPRRKFIEENAKYVRNLDV, translated from the coding sequence ATGGCCACAATCAAAAAGAAATCGTCTACCCCCAAAAATGTGAAGCGGAGCGATGGCAGGACAACCGCCGCCCAAGTCATGCCGGAAATGGCCAGCAAAACGGCGGCACCGAATCAGCAACCCAAGCCCGAACCCAAGGTCAAGGACATCAAGACGAAGCAAAATCAGGAAAAACCCATGAAAAAAGTGGAAGTGTTGGAATACAAGCAGGCAAGTGCAGAACCGGAAAACGGAACGGCGAAAACAGGCAGTGACAACTACACTTCGGAAGCCATCACGGTGCTGAAGGGGTTGGAAGCTGTGCGCCGGCGGCCGGCAATGTATATCGGCGACACCTCGGTGAAGGGCTTTCATCATCTCGTTTATGAAGTGATCGATAACTCCGTTGATGAAGCGCTCGCCGGTTTTTGTGACACCATCGAGGTCACCGTCAACAAGGACGGCAGCGCCACGGTGGAAGACAATGGCCGCGGCATCCCGGTGGACACCCACAAGGAAATGAAAAAATCCGCCCTGGAAGTGGTGATGACGGTGCTGCACGCGGGCGGCAAGTTTGACAAAAAATCCTACAAAGTCTCCGGTGGTTTGCACGGTGTCGGCGTGTCAGTGGTGAATGCTTTGTCGGAATGGCTGGAAGTTTATGTCGCGCGCGATGGCAATCTCTATCACCAGAGATATGAACGCGGCAATGCCGTCACCCCGGTGAAAGTCGCCGGCAAGCGCAAGACCACCGGCACCAAAGTCGTCTTCTCTCCCGACCCCGAAATCTTCGGCAAGCGGAAATTCAGCTTCGACATTTTGGCCGAGCGCGTGCGCGAACTGGCGTTCTTGAACAAAAACCTCAAACTCGCGATCACCGACGAGAACACCGGCAAGGCCCACAAGTTTCAGTACAAAGGCGGCATCGCGGAGTTCGTCAAGTATCTCGACGAAGCCCGCGAGCCGATCATGAACAAGCCGATCTACCTCGAGGGCGAGCGCGAGGGCGTGCCGATCGAAGTTTCGCTGCAATACAATGACGGCTACAACGAAAACATCTTCACCTACGTCAACAACATTCACACGATCGAGGGCGGCACGCACATGGTCGGCTTCAAAGCGGCGCTCACGAAAACGATCAACACCTACGCCACCAAGAACAACCTGCTGAAGGAAAAGGACAACATTCAAATCAGCGGTGACGACGTGCGGGAGGGCTTGACCGCGGTGGTGAGCATCAAAGTAGCGGAGCCGCAGTTCGAAGGCCAAACCAAGACCAAGCTCGGCAACAGCGATATTCGCGGTATCGTGGAATCGTTTTGCAATGAAGGATTGGCGGCGTTCTTCGAGGAGAATCCCTCGATTACGCGCAAGATCGTGGAAAAGTGTAAAGTCGCGGCGCAATCGCGCGAGGCGGCGCGCAAAGCGCGGGAATTGACGCGCCGTAAATCCGCGCTCGACGGCGGCGGCCTGCCCGGCAAGCTGGCCGATTGTTCCATCACCGATCCCGAGCATTGCGAAATCTACATCGTCGAGGGCGACTCCGCCGGCGGCTCCGCCAAGCAGGGCCGTGACCGCCGCTTTCAGGCGATCCTGCCGATCAAAGGCAAGATTCTGAACGTCGAGAAGGCGCGCCTGGACAAGATTCTGTCGAACGAAGAAATCCGCACGCTGGTCACGGCGCTCGGCACCGGCATCGGCAGCGACGATTTCGACCCGGAAAGATTGCGCTACGGCCGCGTCATCATCATGACCGATGCTGACGTCGACGGTTCGCACATTCGCACGCTGCTGCTCACCTTCTTCTTCCGCTACATGAAGCAGCTCATCGAGCAAAGCCGGATCTACATTGCGCAACCGCCGCTCTACCGGGTCTGGAAGGGCAAGGAAGAGTATTATTGCTATGACGACGACGAAAAGGACGCGGTGCTGAAACGCTTCGACAACAAGGACAACGTCAACGTGCAGCGCTACAAGGGCCTCGGCGAAATGAATCCTGAGCAATTGTGGAAAACCACCATGGATCCCGAGCAGCGCGCCATGAAGCTGGTCACCATCGAAGAGGCGTATCAGGCGGACGTGCTGTTCTCGACGCTGATGGGCGACAAGGTCGAGCCGCGCCGCAAGTTCATCGAGGAGAATGCGAAGTATGTGAGGAATTTGGACGTGTGA
- a CDS encoding DUF721 domain-containing protein, translated as MAKSLGDVLQELLHQYGLAQRVKEFEAMNLWPEVVGEQVAKVSAACDVRDGCLYVEVTNSVWRNELYYMKPEIIAKINRKIGQNLIHDILLV; from the coding sequence ATGGCGAAATCCCTGGGAGATGTGCTGCAGGAATTGCTGCATCAGTACGGTCTGGCGCAACGCGTGAAAGAGTTCGAAGCCATGAATCTCTGGCCGGAGGTGGTCGGCGAGCAAGTGGCAAAAGTCTCTGCGGCCTGCGATGTGCGCGACGGCTGTTTGTACGTGGAGGTCACCAACAGCGTCTGGCGCAACGAACTGTACTACATGAAGCCGGAGATCATCGCCAAAATAAATCGCAAGATTGGACAAAATCTCATTCACGACATACTGTTGGTCTGA
- a CDS encoding DNA replication/repair protein RecF, with product MILRRMCLRQFRNYATLDLEFCDTLNFICGRNGQGKSNFLEAVHLLGVTRSFRASPDRELVQFDGRGFEIMGEFFDEAMVKRQVAVCYSFAAGKEISLDRKRLASSAALIGKFPVVHFAPESHRITSGAPAERRRFVDMLLSQSSAAYLADWQAYHRALKQRNALLSQNQGSSPDLSAWNQTLAIHGCRIIAARYQFVESFATIVLQAYRDISASSSSLHLRYHSQLAVTEVTPDHYHKMLAGSRVLEKRRRQTQAGPHRDDFGFILDGHDLRGFASRGEHKSTLLALKMAEATYLEEKSGTAPIILLDDLHSELDATRFAATLEHFQRRGQLFVTSLAPLPENVAAARFEVTEGRMTKVSHRQAAES from the coding sequence ATGATCCTGCGCCGGATGTGCCTGCGCCAGTTTCGCAACTACGCCACGCTCGATCTTGAGTTTTGCGACACCCTCAACTTCATCTGTGGCCGCAACGGCCAGGGCAAAAGCAATTTTCTGGAAGCCGTTCATCTGCTGGGTGTGACCCGCAGTTTTCGCGCCAGCCCCGATCGCGAACTGGTCCAGTTTGACGGCCGCGGTTTCGAAATCATGGGAGAGTTCTTTGACGAAGCGATGGTCAAACGCCAGGTGGCAGTGTGCTACAGCTTTGCGGCCGGCAAAGAGATCAGCCTCGACCGCAAACGCCTGGCGAGCAGCGCTGCGTTGATCGGCAAGTTTCCCGTGGTACACTTTGCTCCGGAAAGCCATCGCATCACCAGCGGGGCGCCGGCCGAGCGCCGCCGATTCGTTGACATGTTGCTGTCGCAAAGCTCGGCGGCCTATCTGGCGGATTGGCAGGCATATCACCGCGCGCTGAAACAGCGCAATGCGCTGCTCAGCCAGAACCAGGGCAGCAGCCCAGACTTGTCAGCGTGGAATCAAACCCTGGCCATTCACGGTTGCAGGATCATCGCCGCGCGGTACCAGTTTGTCGAATCATTCGCGACTATCGTGTTGCAGGCCTATCGAGACATTTCGGCATCTTCTTCCTCCCTCCATCTGAGGTACCACAGCCAGCTCGCGGTTACCGAGGTGACGCCTGACCACTATCACAAAATGCTGGCCGGCTCCCGCGTGCTCGAGAAGCGCCGCCGACAGACCCAGGCCGGGCCGCACCGTGATGATTTTGGTTTCATCCTCGACGGCCATGATCTGCGCGGATTCGCCTCCCGCGGCGAGCACAAATCCACGCTGCTGGCGCTTAAAATGGCGGAAGCCACCTATCTCGAAGAAAAATCCGGCACCGCGCCCATCATTCTGTTGGATGATCTGCACTCTGAGCTGGATGCCACGAGATTTGCCGCAACGCTCGAGCACTTTCAGCGGCGCGGTCAGTTGTTTGTCACCTCGCTCGCACCACTGCCGGAAAACGTCGCGGCGGCGCGCTTTGAAGTGACGGAAGGAAGGATGACGAAAGTGAGTCACCGGCAGGCGGCGGAATCTTGA
- the dnaN gene encoding DNA polymerase III subunit beta, with protein MKFTIPQSALYQALQRMISIIPLKTTIPILTNILFDLRGNRLQLTGTDLEVSIITGLDVIGEKDGSAAFPAKRLFDLVRELPDTPLGLEADSSHRLTIQTDRGNYKIAGESSDEYPHIATEKQTTQLIYRGSRFVNLVEKVIFAVSADELRTTLMGVLLEIRKDELRLVATDGHRLAKVRDLKFTHDGAADQVVIPVKALHLLGRNLDGVDDMTIGMSAEHITFQVGQSTIYSKLISGHYPAYERVIPTANPLTMTVDRELLSATVRRSSIFANQHTRQIRWELQPGSLTIHAQDAEMSGDSHETIAVEYSGDQMEIGYNANYVLEILRHIDTEQVVFKLKDTSSAAIIEPLPQPQDLDVMMLLMPIRINE; from the coding sequence ATGAAATTCACGATTCCTCAGAGTGCCCTCTATCAAGCACTCCAGCGCATGATTTCAATCATTCCGCTGAAGACCACGATTCCAATTCTGACCAACATTCTGTTTGACCTGCGCGGGAACCGGTTGCAGCTCACCGGAACCGACCTCGAAGTTTCCATCATCACGGGCCTCGATGTCATTGGCGAGAAAGATGGCTCCGCAGCGTTTCCTGCCAAGCGGCTTTTTGATCTCGTGCGCGAATTGCCGGACACCCCACTGGGTCTGGAAGCGGACAGCAGCCACCGCTTGACCATTCAAACCGATCGCGGCAACTACAAGATCGCCGGGGAATCGAGCGATGAATATCCCCATATCGCCACGGAAAAACAGACGACGCAATTGATCTACCGCGGCAGCCGTTTTGTGAATCTGGTCGAAAAAGTGATCTTCGCAGTCAGCGCCGATGAACTGCGCACGACCCTGATGGGCGTCCTGCTGGAGATTCGCAAGGATGAGTTGCGCCTGGTGGCCACCGATGGTCATCGCCTGGCCAAGGTCAGAGATCTCAAATTTACGCATGACGGCGCCGCCGATCAGGTCGTCATTCCGGTCAAAGCGCTGCATCTCCTCGGCCGCAATCTCGATGGTGTTGACGACATGACGATCGGGATGAGTGCTGAGCACATCACCTTCCAAGTGGGACAGTCGACGATCTACTCCAAGCTGATCAGCGGCCACTACCCCGCGTATGAGCGCGTGATTCCGACAGCGAATCCCCTGACTATGACCGTCGACCGCGAGCTGCTGAGCGCCACGGTCAGACGATCGAGCATCTTTGCGAACCAACACACGCGCCAGATCAGATGGGAACTGCAGCCGGGCAGTCTGACGATTCATGCCCAGGACGCCGAAATGAGCGGGGATTCCCATGAAACCATCGCCGTGGAATACAGCGGTGACCAGATGGAGATCGGCTACAACGCCAACTATGTTTTGGAAATTCTGCGGCATATTGACACCGAGCAGGTCGTGTTCAAACTGAAGGACACCAGCAGCGCCGCCATCATCGAGCCGTTACCGCAGCCGCAGGATCTGGACGTGATGATGCTGTTGATGCCGATCCGCATCAATGAATGA
- the dnaA gene encoding chromosomal replication initiator protein DnaA, producing MLQQQSAEQTWSECLSVIREHLPDSTFGTWFESTRGKEFDNKTITVQIPNDFVYQWLEGHYRELVHKAVFQVTGEEYKVVYDIVRPEATEAQVSDKQPEGISAPQARLTHDPATQLSPHYKFQNFVEGSSNQFAKAAAVAVAEAPGKTSFNPLVVYGGVGLGKTHLIQAIGNLSLERGTVGRALYVSSERFTNEFISSIQNNKTTEFSSNYRNVDLLIVDDIQFFMNKERTQEEFFHTFNALYQKGKQIVLSSDRQPKEISGIEDRLLSRFQWGLVVDIQPPDLETRIAILQRKAEENSIDLPSDVIQLIAHNVTSNIRELEGSLIRLLAFASVQKLDITLALAKHVLKDMFIQKYRNLTVEDIQKEVCEYYKLPEDMMRAKTRKKEVALARQIAMYLAKKLTKHSLKTIGLHFGGRDHTTVIHAIEQVETMMEADSQIKSEVEVLKQRLSAS from the coding sequence ATGCTACAGCAACAGTCAGCAGAGCAGACCTGGTCAGAATGCCTATCTGTCATTCGCGAGCACCTACCCGATTCCACCTTTGGCACCTGGTTCGAAAGCACACGGGGAAAAGAGTTTGACAACAAAACGATCACCGTACAGATTCCCAACGACTTTGTCTACCAATGGCTGGAAGGCCACTATCGCGAACTCGTGCACAAGGCGGTCTTTCAGGTCACGGGGGAGGAGTACAAAGTCGTGTACGACATTGTCAGACCAGAAGCAACCGAAGCACAAGTCAGCGACAAGCAGCCGGAGGGTATCTCCGCGCCCCAGGCCCGCCTGACGCATGATCCTGCCACGCAACTCAGTCCACATTACAAATTCCAAAATTTCGTCGAGGGCTCGAGCAACCAATTTGCCAAGGCGGCTGCCGTTGCCGTGGCGGAGGCGCCGGGGAAAACCTCGTTCAATCCGCTGGTGGTATACGGGGGGGTGGGGCTGGGCAAAACGCATCTGATCCAGGCGATTGGCAACTTGTCGCTGGAGCGCGGCACCGTGGGCCGCGCCTTGTACGTTTCCAGCGAAAGATTCACCAACGAATTCATCAGCTCCATTCAAAACAACAAAACCACTGAGTTCAGCTCCAACTACCGCAACGTCGATTTGCTCATTGTCGATGACATTCAGTTCTTCATGAACAAGGAGCGGACGCAGGAGGAATTTTTCCATACCTTCAACGCGCTTTACCAAAAGGGAAAACAGATTGTCCTCTCTTCGGATCGTCAGCCCAAAGAAATCAGCGGCATCGAAGATCGCCTGCTCTCCCGTTTTCAATGGGGCCTGGTAGTGGACATTCAACCGCCCGATTTGGAAACGCGCATCGCCATTTTGCAGCGCAAAGCCGAGGAAAATTCCATCGATCTGCCCAGCGACGTCATTCAACTCATCGCACACAACGTCACCAGTAACATTCGCGAGTTGGAAGGCTCGCTGATCCGGCTGCTGGCCTTTGCCTCGGTCCAGAAGCTCGACATCACTCTGGCGCTGGCCAAACATGTGTTGAAGGATATGTTCATACAAAAGTACCGCAATCTTACCGTCGAAGACATTCAAAAGGAAGTGTGCGAATACTACAAGCTGCCCGAGGACATGATGCGGGCCAAGACGCGCAAGAAGGAAGTGGCGCTGGCGCGGCAGATTGCGATGTATCTGGCCAAAAAGTTGACCAAACATTCGCTCAAAACCATCGGCCTGCATTTCGGCGGGCGGGATCACACCACCGTCATCCATGCCATTGAGCAGGTCGAAACCATGATGGAAGCGGACTCGCAAATCAAATCCGAGGTCGAGGTGCTCAAACAAAGACTGAGCGCCTCCTGA
- a CDS encoding ABC transporter permease has product MSWWYCFKEGIDGLARAKMAALIAALTVAVALILIGIFTITTFNLVEIVASLRSRIELEIFVDNSREEAGIQRLRRQIETMPGVARARYISREEAAEIFRKEFGEDFIDLLASNPLPPSFQIALQKSHQHALAAQQLASKLRALEGVEEVVYRRDFVMRLERYLDFAMIASLVVGLIVGLGSIFVVINHVRLVAYAKRHLIETMQLVGASRFFVRGPFVIQGFIQGMLGGGVAAAFFFLLQKLFLVAYPDLVRTPVWFLPALIGGGVLLGLVAAHLGVRKYLE; this is encoded by the coding sequence TTGAGCTGGTGGTACTGCTTCAAAGAAGGCATCGACGGGCTGGCGCGCGCGAAAATGGCGGCGCTGATCGCCGCGCTCACGGTGGCGGTCGCGCTCATTCTCATCGGCATATTCACGATCACGACTTTCAACCTGGTCGAAATCGTGGCTTCGCTGCGCAGTCGCATCGAGTTGGAAATCTTCGTCGACAACAGCCGCGAGGAGGCCGGCATCCAACGCCTGCGCCGGCAGATCGAAACCATGCCGGGAGTGGCGCGGGCGCGCTACATCTCGCGGGAAGAGGCCGCGGAAATCTTCCGAAAGGAGTTCGGAGAGGATTTCATCGATCTGCTCGCTTCCAATCCGCTTCCCCCTTCCTTTCAAATCGCCCTGCAAAAGAGCCATCAGCATGCCCTGGCCGCGCAACAATTGGCAAGTAAGCTGCGCGCGCTGGAGGGCGTGGAAGAGGTCGTGTATCGCCGCGATTTCGTGATGCGGCTGGAACGCTATCTCGACTTTGCCATGATCGCCAGTCTGGTTGTCGGGCTGATCGTCGGCTTGGGATCGATTTTCGTCGTCATCAATCACGTTCGGCTGGTGGCCTATGCCAAGCGCCATCTCATCGAAACCATGCAACTGGTGGGCGCCAGCCGCTTTTTCGTGCGCGGTCCATTCGTCATTCAGGGGTTCATTCAAGGAATGCTGGGTGGAGGAGTGGCCGCTGCTTTCTTCTTTCTGCTCCAAAAGCTCTTCCTCGTGGCGTATCCTGACCTCGTGCGCACACCGGTGTGGTTCCTGCCGGCATTGATCGGTGGCGGGGTGCTGCTCGGGCTGGTAGCCGCGCATCTGGGCGTGAGAAAATACCTGGAATAG